The following are from one region of the Centroberyx gerrardi isolate f3 chromosome 16, fCenGer3.hap1.cur.20231027, whole genome shotgun sequence genome:
- the LOC139920317 gene encoding protocadherin alpha-3-like, whose translation MEQRRCETRRERQWFVAFMVVLDILWNGASAQIRYSISEEVKEGTVVGNIAKDLGLDKTTLKDRGYRIVTGSAEALFEVNQNDGILYVNRKIDREVVCERTSPCLINLKTVLENPLEIHYVSVEILDVNDHYPSFPEKEKRLEIFESTLPGARFQLQAARDPDGGHFSIQQYKLSHNDYFRVEVKDRGEDRKVPFLVLQKQLDRETAGKHRLLLTAIDGGKPAKSGAIEVLVDVLDVNDNSPVFTKELYSATLRENVPSGTIVIQVNATDLDQGANGEIMYSFGNEVDVKLMDLFSVDPFTGEIKVTGLIDFEKSKTYEIDIQASDKGQVPLTADKSVMITVVDVNDNAPEIEVTSFSSSIPEDSKMGTTVALISVNDLDSGINGKVICIIKEDVPFTLSPSLQDNMYALVTKSQLDREHNSQYDITILAKDTGDPSLSSQKTIRVVVSDVNDNSPVFSLSPYTFYVTENNTPGSSLFSVKASDRDESDNALISYHILRDVGEDNRLISFLNVNSNNGDILALKSFDFETLKTFHFQVVASDSGTPSLSSNVTVNVFILDQNDNAPVILYPVSANGSAEGVEEIPRNVNPGHLVTKVRAYDADIGYNGWLLFSLQEVTDHSLFALDRYTGQIRTLRSFTETDEAEHKLVILVKDNGNVSLSATATVIVKAVEPKEAFAASDVKSAAKDEEENNVTFYLMITLGSVSALFLISIIVLIVMQCSKPTDYSSKYLQDANYDGTLCHSIQYRSGDRRYMLVGPRMSIGSTIVPGSNGNTLVVPDRRRTSGEVRTIYNTV comes from the coding sequence ATGGAACAAAGAAGATGTGAGACAAGGAGGGAGCGACAGTGGTTCGTCGCCTTCATGGTTGTATTGGATATTTTATGGAACGGAGCTTCAGCACAGATCAGGTATTCGATATCTGAAGAAGTTAAAGAGGGAACTGTCGTTGGGAATATAGCTAAGGATTTGGGACTAGATAAAACCACACTGAAAGATAGAGGATATCGCATTGTAACAGGCTCAGCGGAAGCCCTTTTCGAGGTAAATCAAAATGATGGTATCTTGTACGTGAACAGAAAAATTGACAGAGAGGTGGTGTGCGAACGGACCAGTCCGTGTTTGATCAATCTGAAAACCGTGCTAGAAAACCCTCTGGAGATTCATTATGTGTCGGTGGAAATACTTGATGTAAACGACCATTACCCCAGCTTCCCGGAGAAAGAAAAACGATTAGAGATATTTGAATCGACATTACCAGGAGCGAGATTTCAGCTCCAAGCTGCGCGCGACCCCGATGGAGGCCATTTTTCCATTCAGCAATATAAACTCAGCCATAATGACTATTTCAGAGTAGAAGTCAAGGATAGAGGGGAGGACCGTAAAGTACCGTTTTTAGTTTTGCAGAAACAGTTAGATCGAGAAACTGCTGGAAAACATAGGCTTCTACTAACAGCAATTGATGGAGGAAAACCGGCGAAGTCTGGCGCTATAGAAGTACTTGTTGATGTTCTTGATGTTAACGACAACTCGCCTGTGTTCACTAAAGAGTTATATTCTGCCACACTGAGGGAAAATGTCCCCTCTGGCACGATAGTGATTCAAGTTAATGCAACCGACTTGGATCAGGGTGCAAACGGCGAAATAATGTATTCATTTGGTAACGAAGTTGATGTGAAATTAATGGATCTCTTTAGTGTGGACCCATTCACGGGTGAAATTAAAGTTACAGGTCTAATAGATTTCGAGAAAAGTAAGACTTATGAAATTGATATACAGGCATCTGACAAGGGACAAGTTCCTTTAACAGCTGACAAAAGCGTAATGATAACTGTAGTTGATGTTAACGATAATGCTCCAGAGATAGAAGTGACATCATTTTCCAGCTCTATCCCCGAGGATTCAAAAATGGGTACTACCGTGGCCCTGATTAGTGTCAATGATTTGGACTCTGGAATCAATGGGAAAGTAATTTGCATAATCAAAGAAGATGTTCCTTTTACTTTATCCCCGTCATTACAAGACAACATGTACGCTTTGGTCACCAAGTCGCAGTTAGACAGGGAACACAATTCTCAATATGATATTACAATACTTGCTAAAGACACAGGTGACCCATCGTTGTCATCTCAAAAGACAATACGTGTTGTCGTATCAGATGTGAATGACAACAGTCCAGTGTTTTCACTGAGCCCCTATACGTTTTAtgtcactgaaaataacacTCCGGGGTCCTCATTATTTTCTGTGAAAGCCTCTGATCGTGATGAGAGTGATAATGCTCTTATTTCATATCACATTTTAAGAGATGTAGGTGAAGATAACAGACTGATTTCATTTCTTAACGTCAACTCTAACAACGGGGATATTTTGGCGCTAAAAAGTTTTGactttgaaacactgaaaacattcCATTTCCAAGTTGTTGCCTCAGACTCTGGAACTCCATCACTAAGCAGCAACGTCACAGTGAACGTGTTCATTCTGGATCAGAACGACAACGCTCCAGTCATCTTGTATCCAGTCAGCGCTAACGGTTCTGCTGAAGGTGTGGAGGAGATTCCCCGCAATGTGAACCCAGGACATTTGGTGACTAAAGTGAGAGCCTATGACGCTGATATAGGATATAACGGCTGGTTATTATTTTCACTGCAGGAAGTGACTGACCACAGTCTCTTTGCTTTGGACCGCTATACAGGACAGATAAGAACACTTCGGTCATTCACAGAGACAGACGAGGCTGAGCATAAACTGGTCATACTGGTAAAAGACAATGGGAACGTTTCACTCTCAGCAACAGCAACTGTGATTGTCAAGGCTGTGGAGCCCAAAGAGGCTTTTGCAGCTTCTGATGTTAAAAGTGCAGCaaaagacgaggaggagaatAATGTGACGTTTTATCTGATGATAACTTTGGGCTCAGTTTCAGCACTTTTTCTCATCAGTATCATCGTGTTGATTGTGATGCAGTGCTCCAAACCCACAGACTATTCGTCCAAGTATTTACAAGACGCAAATTATGACGGGACACTGTGCCACAGCATCCAGTACAGATCTGGAGACAGACGATACATGTTAGTTGGACCCAGAATGAGTATAGGTTCTACTATAGTCCCGGGCAGCAATGGGAATACTCTAGTGGTCCCCGACAGAAGGCGGACATCTGGAGAGGTAAGGACAATATATAACACAGTATAA
- the LOC139920464 gene encoding protocadherin beta-15-like, giving the protein MEQRGRLAWRQRRQLAAYMVALVTFWSGVSAQIRYSISEEVKEGTDVGNIAKDLGLDKTTLKDRAYRIVYGSTEPPFRVNQDDGILYVNRKIDREEVCDRSKVCLIDLKTVLENPLEVHYVAVEILDVNDHSPSFPENEKMLEISESALPGARFQLKAARDADSGPLSVQQYKLSHNEHFRLEVKDRGEDRKTPSLVLQKPLDRESVKTHILLLTAVDGGKPPRSGSMRIIVDVFDVNDNPPVFTKDSYTVQLKENSPLGMTIIQVNATDLDEGSNGEVVYSLDNDVDAKVRARFDLNPLTGEITVAGVIDFEESGRYEIDIQASDKGAAPLTTDKSVIINIVDVNDNAPEIEVTSFSRALPEDSKTGTTVALISIKDSDSGLNGKVMCFINQDVPFMLSPSLQNNMYSLVTKLALDREQQSQYDVTILAKDAGEPSLSSEKTISIVISDVNDNIPEFSLYPYTFYIYENNAPGDSVFSVKAFDRDEGNNALISYHILRDRGAENTLSSFLNINSENGHILALKSFDFETLKTFHFQVVATDSGTPSLSSNVTVNVFILDQNDNAPVILYPVSANGSAEGVEEIPRNVNAGHLATKVRAYDADIGYNGWLLFSLQEVSDHSLFALDRYTGQIRTLRSFTETDEAEHKLVILVKDNGNVSLSATTTVIVKAVEPKEAFAASDVKSATKNDEDNNVTFYLMITLGSVSTLFLISIIVLIVMQCSKPRDYSSKYLQDTNYDGTLCHSIQYRSGDRRYMLVGPRMSIGSTIVPGSNGNTLVVPDRRRASGEWDKFNETSVDVTSASALSAFTHAFPHSSNTRSSPFNTTRNS; this is encoded by the exons ATGGAACAAAGAGGACGCCTGGCGTGGAGACAGCGGAGGCAGTTGGCCGCCTACATGGTGGCTTTGGTTACGTTTTGGAGTGGAGTTTCAGCTCAGATCAGATATTCCATCTCTGAAGAAGTGAAAGAAGGAACTGATGTTGGAAACATTGCAAAGGATTTAGGTCTCGATAAGACCACACTGAAAGATAGAGCGTATCGTATTGTCTATGGCTCGACAGAGCCTCCTTTCCGGGTAAATCAGGACGATGGTATCTTGTATGTGAACCGGAAAATTGACAGAGAGGAAGTGTGCGACCGAAGCAAGGTTTGTTTGATCGACTTAAAAACGGTGTTAGAAAACCCACTGGAAGTCCATTATGTAGCGGTGGAGATTTTGGATGTAAACGACCACTCTCCAAGCTTCCCCGAAAATGAAAAGATGTTAGAGATTTCTGAATCTGCATTACCAGGAGCAAGATTTCAGTTGAAAGCTGCACGTGACGCTGATAGTGGCCCATTATCTGTTCAGCAGTATAAGTTGAGTCATAATGAACATTTTCGTTTGGAAGTGAAAGATCGTGGTGAGGACCGTAAAACTCCCAGTCTAGTTCTCCAAAAGCCACTTGATAGAGAATCTGTCAAGACCCATATATTACTTCTCACAGCCGTTGATGGAGGTAAGCCTCCAAGGTCTGGAAGCATGAGAATAATTGTAGATGTCTTCGATGTCAATGATAACCCTCCAGTCTTCACCAAGGACTCCTACACTGTGCAGCTAAAGGAAAATTCCCCCCTTGGTATGACTATTATACAAGTCAATGCAACAGATTTAGATGAAGGTTCAAATGGCGAAGTTGTATATTCATTAGACAATGACGTGGATGCAAAGGTACGTGCACGTTTTGATTTAAACCCACTGACGGGAGAAATAACTGTGGCAGGAGTCATAGATTTTGAAGAGAGTGGCAGATATGAAATTGATATCCAGGCATCCGACAAGGGTGCGGCTCCACTGACAACAGACAAAAGCGTTATTATTAATATCGTTGATGTAAACGACAATGCACCCGAGATCGAGGTGACATCTTTTTCTCGTGCTCTCCCGGAAGATTCCAAAACAGGAACCACAGTAGCGTTGATTAGTATAAAAGACTCAGACTCTGGTCTCAATGGAAAAGTTATGTGTTTTATAAATCAAGATGTTCCTTTTATGCTCAGTCCATCTTTACAGAATAACATGTACTCTCTAGTCACCAAATTGGCTTTGGATCGAGAACAACAATCCCAGTATGATGTAACAATTCTTGCTAAAGATGCAGGTGAACCATCCTTGTCATCTGAAAAGACAATAAGCATTGTTATATCAGATGTGAATGATAACATTCCAGAGTTTTCACTGTACCCATATACCTTCTACATTTATGAGAATAACGCTCCAGGAGACTCTGTATTCTCAGTGAAAGCCTTTGATCGTGACGAGGGTAACAATGCTCTTATTTCATATCATATTTTAAGGGATAGGGGTGCAGAAAATACTCTATCTTCGTTTTTAAACATTAACTCCGAAAATGGACATATATTGGCACTTAAAAGTTTTGattttgaaacactgaaaacattcCACTTCCAAGTTGTTGCCACAGACTCTGGAACTCCATCACTAAGCAGCAACGTCACAGTGAACGTGTTCATTCTGGATCAGAACGACAACGCTCCAGTCATCTTGTATCCAGTCAGCGCTAACGGTTCTGCTGAAGGTGTGGAGGAGATTCCCCGCAATGTGAACGCAGGACATTTGGCGACTAAAGTGAGAGCCTATGACGCTGATATAGGATATAACGGCTGGTTATTATTTTCACTGCAGGAAGTGAGTGACCACAGTCTCTTTGCTTTGGACCGCTATACAGGACAGATAAGAACACTTCGGTCATTCACAGAGACAGACGAGGCTGAGCATAAACTGGTCATACTGGTAAAAGACAATGGGAACGTTTCACTCTCAGCAACAACTACTGTGATTGTCAAGGCAGTGGAGCCCAAAGAGGCTTTTGCAGCCTCAGATGTTAAAAGTGCAACAAAAAATGATGAGGATAACAATGTGACATTTTATCTGATGATAACTTTGGGTTCGGTTTCAACACTTTTTCTCATCAGTATCATCGTGTTGATTGTAATGCAGTGCTCCAAACCTAGAGACTATTCCTCCAAGTATTTACAAGACACAAATTATGATGGGACACTGTGCCACAGCATCCAGTACAGATCTGGAGACAGACGATACATGTTAGTTGGACCCAGAATGAGTATAGGCTCTACTATAGTTCCGGGCAGCAATGGGAATACTCTCGTGGTCCCCGACAGGAGGCGGGCATCTGGAGAG TGGGACAAATTCAACGAAACATCTGTGGATGTGACTAGCGCCAGTGCCTTATCTGCTTTCACCCACGCCTTTCCTCACTCAAGCAATACGCGCTCATCCCCGTTCAACACCACGAGGAACAGTTAG
- the LOC139915382 gene encoding protocadherin alpha-3-like, protein MEQRRCETRRERQWFVAFMVVLDILWNGASAQIRYSISEEVKEGTVVGNIAKDLGLDKTTLKDRGYRIVTGSAEALFEVNQNDGILYVNRKIDREVVCERTSPCLINLKTVLENPLEIHYVAVEILDVNDHSPSFAEKEKRLEISESALPGARFQLQAARDPDGGQYSIQQYKLSHNEHFRVEVKDRGEDRKVPFLVLQKQLDRETAGKHRFLLTAIDGGKPARSGAIEILVDVLDVNDNSPVFTKELFSATLRENVPAGTMVIQVNATDLDQGANGEIIYSFGNEVDLKLMDLFSVDPFTGEIKVTGLIDFEESKSYEIDIQASDKGQVPLTADKSVMITVVDVNDNAPDIEVTSFSSSIPEDSRIGTTVALISINDLDSGINGKVICTIKENVPFTLSPSLQDNMYAVVTKSQLDRENKSQYDVTILAKDTGDPSLSSEKTISVVVSDVNDNRPEFSSSPYTFYVTENNSAGASVFSVKASDRDESDNALISYHILRVVGEDKLTSFLNINAENGDIMSLKSFDFEILKTFQFHVVASDSGTPSLSSNVTVNVFILDQNDNAPVILYPVSANGSAEGVEEIPRNVNTGHLVTKVRAYDADIGYNGWLLFSLQEVTDHSLFALDRYTGQIRTLRSFTETDEAEHKLVILVKDNGNVSLSATATVIVKAVEPKEAFAASDVKSAAKDEEENNVTFYLMITLGSVSALFLISIIVLIVMQCSKPTDYSSKYLQDANYDGTLCHSIQYRSGDRRYMLVGPRMSIGSTIVPGSNGNTLVVPDRRRTSGEVRTIYNTV, encoded by the coding sequence ATGGAACAAAGAAGATGTGAGACAAGGAGGGAGCGACAGTGGTTCGTCGCCTTCATGGTTGTATTGGATATTTTATGGAACGGAGCTTCAGCACAGATCAGGTATTCGATATCTGAAGAAGTTAAAGAGGGAACTGTCGTTGGGAATATAGCTAAGGATTTGGGACTAGATAAAACCACACTGAAAGATAGAGGATATCGCATTGTAACAGGCTCAGCGGAAGCCCTTTTCGAGGTAAATCAAAATGATGGTATCTTGTACGTGAACAGAAAAATCGACAGAGAGGTGGTGTGCGAACGGACCAGTCCGTGTTTGATCAATCTGAAAACCGTGCTAGAAAACCCACTGGAGATTCACTATGTGGCGGTAGAAATACTTGATGTGAATGACCACTCTCCTAGttttgcagagaaagagaaaaggcttGAGATTTCTGAGTCTGCCTTACCAGGAGCGAGGTTTCAGCTGCAAGCTGCACGCGACCCCGACGGAGGCCAATACTCCATTCAGCAATATAAACTCAGCCATAATGAACATTTCAGAGTAGAAGTCAAGGATAGAGGTGAAGACCGTAAAGTACCATTTTTAGTCCTGCAGAAGCAGTTAGATCGAGAAACTGCTGGAAAACATAGGTTTCTTCTAACGGCCATTGATGGAGGAAAACCGGCGAGGTCTGGCGCTATAGAAATACTTGTGGATGTTCTTGATGTTAATGACAACTCGCCTGTGTTCACGAAAGAGCTTTTTTCTGCCACACTGAGGGAAAATGTTCCCGCAGGCACAATGGTGATTCAGGTAAATGCAACCGACTTGGATCAGGGTGCAAACGGCGAAATCATATATTCATTTGGTAACGAAGTTGATTTGAAATTAATGGATCTCTTTAGTGTGGACCCATTCACGGGTGAAATTAAAGTAACAGGTCTGATAGATTTCGAGGAAAGTAAGAGTTATGAAATTGATATACAGGCATCTGACAAGGGACAAGTTCCTTTAACAGCTGACAAGAGCGTAATGATAACGGTAGTTGATGTTAATGATAATGCTCCAGACATAGAAGTGACATCATTTTCCAGCTCTATCCCCGAGGATTCAAGAATTGGAACTACTGTGGCCCTGATTAGTATCAATGATTTGGACTCTGGAATCAATGGCAAGGTCATTTGCACAATCAAAGAGAACGTTCCTTTTACATTATCTCCGTCATTACAAGACAACATGTACGCTGTGGTCACGAAGTCGCAGTTGGACAGGGAAAACAAGTCTCAATATGATGTTACAATACTTGCTAAAGACACGGGTGACCCATCTTTGTCATCTGAAAAAACAATAAGCGTCGTTGTATCAGATGTAAATGACAACAGACCAGAGTTTTCATCGAGCCCCTATACGTTTTATGTCACTGAGAACAATTCTGCAGGAGCCTCAGTATTTTCAGTGAAGGCCTCTGATCGTGATGAGAGTGATAATGCTCTTATTTCATATCACATTTTGAGAGTTGTAGGTGAAGATAAACTGACTTCATTTCTCAACATCAATGCTGAAAACGGGGACATAATGTCGCTAAAAAGCTTCGactttgaaatattgaaaacaTTCCAGTTCCACGTTGTTGCCTCAGACTCTGGAACTCCATCACTAAGCAGCAACGTCACAGTGAACGTGTTCATTCTGGATCAGAATGACAACGCTCCAGTCATCTTGTATCCAGTCAGCGCTAACGGTTCTGCTGAAGGTGTGGAGGAGATTCCCCGCAATGTGAACACAGGACATTTGGTGACTAAAGTGAGAGCCTATGACGCTGATATAGGATATAACGGCTGGTTATTATTTTCACTGCAGGAAGTGACTGACCACAGTCTCTTTGCTTTGGACCGCTATACAGGACAGATAAGAACACTTCGGTCATTCACGGAGACAGACGAGGCTGAACATAAACTGGTCATACTGGTAAAAGACAATGGGAACGTTTCACTCTCAGCAACAGCAACTGTGATTGTCAAGGCTGTGGAGCCCAAAGAGGCTTTTGCAGCTTCTGATGTTAAAAGTGCAGcaaaagatgaagaggagaataaTGTAACGTTTTATCTCATGATAACTTTGGGCTCAGTTTCAGCCCTTTTTCTCATCAGTATCATCGTGTTGATTGTAATGCAGTGCTCCAAACCTACAGACTATTCGTCCAAGTATTTACAAGACGCAAATTATGACGGGACACTGTGCCACAGCATCCAGTATAGATCTGGAGACAGACGGTACATGTTAGTTGGACCCAGAATGAGTATAGGTTCAACTATAGTCCCGGGCAGCAATGGGAATACTCTAGTGGTCCCTGACAGGAGACGGACATCTGGAGAGGTAAGAACAATATATAACACAGTATAA